TGTTGGATTGGCTCATCGCCTATGCCCGTACAGAAGGATGCTGCAGCCTTGAACTTGACAGTAGTGTACAGCGAGCAGAAGCTCACCGATTTTATTTTCGGCAGCGACTGCACATTAGTGGCTATCACTTCAGTTTGAGCTTGGAGTAGCAACGGCCACTGTGCAGGAGAACACGCGGGGGGAAGGGATCCCTTTTATGATTGTGATCGAGCCAATAGGTCGTGTTCTCTAGCTGGCCCAACCCTGGTTGCCCTTGAGTTGGGTCTCTGGCCGCTATGTCTTTTGTAGAGGGTTTGGATCCCGCTTTGTTGGTACAGCTTCAGGCTGCCAACCAAATTGTGCAGGAATTGGTGTTGCTGGCTTCCCAACCGCCTTCTGAAGCCGGTGAGTTGGAGCATCGCCTGCTGAAGCTGGCGGAAACTCTAGTGCAGCAGGTGGTCAGTCGCCTGGGGGCTGCCTCTGCCCGCATTTGGTTTTTCGACCCGCAGCAGGGGTGTTTTCAGTCGGTGGCTCATGCTGGCCTAGTGAGTCCGGCACAAGAACAGGTACAGCGCATTTACCCCGATAGCAGCCCTTTGGGTCGTGTGGCGCAGCAGGGGTTGCCACTGTTGAGCAACCATCCGGCCCAAGAACCCTGGATGCCCGCCCCCGAGTGGGTGGAAGCCAATCACTTACGCAGCTTTGTCGCCTACCCGATCAATCGGGGTGAGGAGCGATTGGGGGCCTTGGCCCTATTTAGCCGTATCCCTTTGGATGGCAACTTTTTGGAGGTGGCGAAGTTTCTGTGTTCCTACACTGCTAGCGCCATCATCAACGCACAGCTGTTGGAGCGCAGCCAGCGGCAGGCGGCCCGAGAGGCTTTGTTAAACCGCATCACCAATACCGTTCATCGCTCGTTGCACTGGGATCAGATCGTAACCACGGCTCTGCAGGAGCTACAGCAAACTCTTTTGCCTTCCGGAATCAGGGGGCTGAGTCGCTGCTGTTTTTATAGCCTTAACTCCAACCACCAGACGATTCAAGTGACCCACGAGGCCCACAGTGCCAGGTTAACCTCTTCGCTGGGCCAAGTCTACCCCATGCAGGATTTTGGCCCTCTGTGTGAGCCGTTGCGCCAAGGGGAGGTGGTACAACTGGCTCTACCCCAGGAGCCAGGTCAGGCTCTCTTGCCGCCGGAGGGATTGGCCGCTTTTCAGGCTTTGGAAGCTCGCTCGGTGGTGTTGATCCCGGTGCAGTCGGTCGGCTCGGCGGGGGTGGAGTTTTTTGAAGCTGGGTCGGAGGATCTCCATCTAGGTGGGTCGGCCCCAGAGCCGGAGGGGATGATCGGCTTGCTGGGGGTATACATGACCACGCCCCACTCTTGGCAATCGGAGGAGATCGAGTTGTTGCGCTCGGTGGCCTATCAACTGGCGATCGCTCTAACTCGCTCCAGCTTGTTCAATCATGCCCATCAGCAGACGGAACGGTTGGCCCTGCTGCATTCGATCACCGCGGCGATTCGCTCCAGCTTGGAACCGACCACCCTTTTCCATGCCATTACCCAGCAGATCGGGGCGGCTTTTCAGGCGGATGTCTGTACCCTGGCTCTCTGGCAGCCGGAAGAGGAGCTCTTGCACCCCGTCGGCATCTATGCGCCGCAGCTCACCCCGGCCCAATTGGAAGCCCTCCTACCAGGGATGGCTTTACTGGCGGGATCCCCAGAACACCCTTGGGTAGAGCCCGGGATCCCCCAGGCGTTGCCAGAAACCATCAAAGCCAAGTTGCGCTTGGGGGGCAGTTTGCTGATCCATTTGACAGAGCCTGTGGTTCTGCCGGATCCGAAGGCAGTACACTGCTTGGCGGATTTGGAGCCGCGGCGTCAGGGCAGTGGGCTGTTGTTGGTACCCCTCTTCGCGGCGGGAAACCCCGGTCTTGCTATGCAAGGTGCGGAGCACCATGGGCAGGAACTTTTGGGGGGCATTGCCCTAATGCGGCATCCTCAACCGGGCTCCCTAATCCCTCCCCCTTGGCAGGCGGACGATCTGGAACTGGCGGAAGCGGTGGCCGAGCAGGCGGCTATGGCCATTGGTCAGGCACGCCTCTTAAAGCAAACCCAGCACCTCCTGGCACAAACCCGGCAGCAGGCGGAACAGGCTTCGTTGCTCAACCGCATGACCGACCGGATTCGTCATTCTTTAGATCTGGATGAAATTTTGCAGTCGGCGGTGGAGGAAGTGGGCCAAGCTCTGCGAGCTTGCCGGGCTCAATTTGTCTTTTTTGACCCTGCCCAGGAGACCGGCACGTTTCGTTATGCTTACGCCCGACCGGGTATTGATAGCTGGCAAGGCCGTTCCATTCCCATCCGTGCTAACCCGATTGCTCCCTACCTGGAGGCCCAGTCGGATCCCTTGGAAATTCGCATTTGGTCGGGGCTAGAAAGTTTCGACTGGGAGAGTCGCAGACGTTTTCAGGAGGCGGGGGTGAGAACGGTGATCTCCGCCAGTTTGCAACTGGGATCCGGCACATTTGGGGTACTGAGCGTGCATCGTTGTTATGCCGACTATCTTGCTACGCAAGGTGCGGAGCACCATCTTGCTACGCAAGGTGCGGAGCACCATGGCCAAGCTGGGGAGCAGCCTGCCTGCTTAGAGGATTGGTCAGATGCAGATCAAAGGCTATTGCGATTGGTGGCGGAGCAACTGATTTTGGCCATTACCCATTCCCGTCTCTACGAAAAAACCCAGCAACAGGCTCGCCGCGAGACCTTGCTGAATGAGTTGACCGCCCAGATTCGCACCTCCTTGGAACCGCGCCAGGTGTTGTACTCCATCGTCCGTTCTTTGGAGGCAGCTCTGCAGCTGGATGGGAGAGCACAGAGGGGGGGTGAACCCGGCCCACAGGGATCCCGTGACCGCTGTGAGATCATCCTTTACCGTTCGCAGCCCAGCGTGCGGCAGGACTGGGTCGAGCATTGCCACTCTTTTTTGCGCTGGATAGATACCCGCCCTCTGACGGATGGAACACCCTTTACAGAGGGGCTGGCCCAGATGCGGCAGCCGATTGTCTGGTCGGAGGGGATATTTGTGCGTGGTGCTCTGAGGAGGGAGGATCTCCTTCAGGAAATGCCGATCCCCTTTCATTCCTTTCGGGATCCACGGTTGGTGCTGCATACGCCCCAGCAGGGGCAAGCGGGGGATCGCTTTTTAGAGGCCCATCTGGAGTTTTGCCTGATGCACCCCGAGATTTACGAGCTGTTGCGGCGGGGGGAACCGTTTCTGCTCAAGGATGCCCAGCGGGATCCTATCTACCCGGATTTGGGCGAAGAGATGGCGGAGCGGCTGCGACACTTTTTCCAAGTATTGGCGATTCGCAGCATGGCCTTAATTCCGATTCGTCAGGAGGGAGAGTTGATCGGTACCATCGCCCTGATCGCCGCTCCTCAACCCCGGGAGTTTCGCCTGGAGGAGCTGTCTTTGGCGATGGCGGTGGCCGAACAGGCGGGGATCGCCCTCAAGCAGGCACAGCTCTACGAACAAACCCGCATCTCCGCCCAACGGGAAAGCCTCCTGCGCCAGATCGCCCAGCGCCTCAGCGCTACCTACGATCCCCATCAGGTGGTACAGATCGCGCTTGAGGGCATGGCCGATGCTTTGCAAATCAGCCAGTGTGACTTTATCGCCCTACAGGATCCCCATGCTGCAGAGTTGCCCAGCCGTTTTGCCCAGAAAGATCGCCTACCCACTCCCTCAGAACCTCTGAAAGTTTTGCAGGAATATCGCCGTCAACCCGGGATCCCTTCCCATTTGGGGCAGCCGCTACCTTCTGATTTAAATTGGCTGCTTTGGATCAATTGTTATGGCAGCCTCGATACCCTGCTGATTCAGGATGTCAACCAGTTCCCATTGCCTGTGCAAACCCGGCGTAATCTGCTGCAATCCGGGATCCGCTCGTTGCTATGTGTGCCCATGACCACCGATGCTGACCAGATTGCCGGCGTACTCTGTGCCTTCACTCCACCAGAAGCAACGGATACCAGCGACACCCTCATGCGCTCGGAAGGGGCTGGCTTCTCCGAAAGCGATATGGATT
This is a stretch of genomic DNA from Synechococcus sp. Nb3U1. It encodes these proteins:
- a CDS encoding GAF domain-containing protein, which translates into the protein MSFVEGLDPALLVQLQAANQIVQELVLLASQPPSEAGELEHRLLKLAETLVQQVVSRLGAASARIWFFDPQQGCFQSVAHAGLVSPAQEQVQRIYPDSSPLGRVAQQGLPLLSNHPAQEPWMPAPEWVEANHLRSFVAYPINRGEERLGALALFSRIPLDGNFLEVAKFLCSYTASAIINAQLLERSQRQAAREALLNRITNTVHRSLHWDQIVTTALQELQQTLLPSGIRGLSRCCFYSLNSNHQTIQVTHEAHSARLTSSLGQVYPMQDFGPLCEPLRQGEVVQLALPQEPGQALLPPEGLAAFQALEARSVVLIPVQSVGSAGVEFFEAGSEDLHLGGSAPEPEGMIGLLGVYMTTPHSWQSEEIELLRSVAYQLAIALTRSSLFNHAHQQTERLALLHSITAAIRSSLEPTTLFHAITQQIGAAFQADVCTLALWQPEEELLHPVGIYAPQLTPAQLEALLPGMALLAGSPEHPWVEPGIPQALPETIKAKLRLGGSLLIHLTEPVVLPDPKAVHCLADLEPRRQGSGLLLVPLFAAGNPGLAMQGAEHHGQELLGGIALMRHPQPGSLIPPPWQADDLELAEAVAEQAAMAIGQARLLKQTQHLLAQTRQQAEQASLLNRMTDRIRHSLDLDEILQSAVEEVGQALRACRAQFVFFDPAQETGTFRYAYARPGIDSWQGRSIPIRANPIAPYLEAQSDPLEIRIWSGLESFDWESRRRFQEAGVRTVISASLQLGSGTFGVLSVHRCYADYLATQGAEHHLATQGAEHHGQAGEQPACLEDWSDADQRLLRLVAEQLILAITHSRLYEKTQQQARRETLLNELTAQIRTSLEPRQVLYSIVRSLEAALQLDGRAQRGGEPGPQGSRDRCEIILYRSQPSVRQDWVEHCHSFLRWIDTRPLTDGTPFTEGLAQMRQPIVWSEGIFVRGALRREDLLQEMPIPFHSFRDPRLVLHTPQQGQAGDRFLEAHLEFCLMHPEIYELLRRGEPFLLKDAQRDPIYPDLGEEMAERLRHFFQVLAIRSMALIPIRQEGELIGTIALIAAPQPREFRLEELSLAMAVAEQAGIALKQAQLYEQTRISAQRESLLRQIAQRLSATYDPHQVVQIALEGMADALQISQCDFIALQDPHAAELPSRFAQKDRLPTPSEPLKVLQEYRRQPGIPSHLGQPLPSDLNWLLWINCYGSLDTLLIQDVNQFPLPVQTRRNLLQSGIRSLLCVPMTTDADQIAGVLCAFTPPEATDTSDTLMRSEGAGFSESDMDLVKALADIAAVALQRALFYERVRRQEATAAALRGLTEGREAESRRLAADLHDQTLADLGALSRQIQELSCDPTVGHSGRDQLQVMSAQLRETIAELRGIVEDLQPTAMRAFNLGPALRSLLERAAQRSAYPLVTRFDDRANGLLSRLSTACQSSIFRIVQEALNNIVKHARAQRIDVTIQPRALGTGTPVKDDGALPSFTPQDLYTHLELKIIDDGQGMPQLDDETDPTEPPTRGHGLLNMRYRAELIGAMIAWRSRRFGSGTVVELLVPLPPRP